From Alteromonas sp. RKMC-009, one genomic window encodes:
- a CDS encoding ABC transporter permease: protein MKNLPKSYPFAIIIAVIAILPVGVLFSLASDDAAFFDTRNITVLMNTLALMGLTVAGAVMVGVPLALLTAYVSLPLKRLWLILFAAPLAMPSYLGAFTLYFSFGRGGEIESFTGLTTPSLEGLWGAGLVMTLYTYPFVMMTTRSALLSLDASQINAARTLGLSLTASIWRIVLPRVVNSIAAGALLAALYALSDFGTPAIMGLDTFTRVIFVEYNAFGLSQAAMLSLQLMLIVVLILFIESQIRGAKERPGKHIQIHVHPAKSLGFAGLFSPVILLSLVLPLGIFVLWLAREGAEGFDITYAWNSAYASMMAAVVAVLLAIPVAHAAIAGRVGRFFERITYFGFGVPGIVMGTALVYLGLQIPVLYQTLGLLVIAYVLRFLPLAVSTVRSTTENQDGGLVNAARVLGASPREAFLRITLPLTARGMIAGAALVFLEVMRELPATLMLGPTGFETLATYLWRVYEAGYFGRAAVPGLCLVFISGLGLILMLTGERKAEFSVNESQHS, encoded by the coding sequence GTGAAAAACCTGCCTAAATCGTACCCCTTTGCAATCATCATTGCGGTGATTGCAATTTTACCCGTCGGGGTTTTATTTTCCCTTGCCTCTGATGATGCCGCGTTTTTTGATACCAGAAATATCACTGTATTAATGAATACGCTGGCATTGATGGGGCTCACGGTGGCAGGGGCTGTGATGGTCGGGGTGCCCCTGGCGTTACTTACAGCATATGTCAGTTTGCCTTTAAAGCGACTGTGGCTAATTTTATTTGCGGCGCCGCTGGCTATGCCAAGTTACCTCGGCGCATTTACCCTCTATTTTTCTTTCGGCCGGGGCGGCGAAATCGAGAGCTTTACCGGTTTGACCACGCCATCCCTGGAAGGACTGTGGGGAGCAGGGCTGGTCATGACGTTGTACACCTATCCGTTTGTGATGATGACCACCCGTTCCGCGCTGCTCAGCCTTGATGCCAGTCAGATAAACGCCGCCCGTACATTAGGACTATCATTAACTGCCAGTATCTGGCGCATCGTTTTGCCACGGGTCGTAAACAGTATTGCCGCCGGGGCATTGCTGGCGGCGCTGTATGCGTTATCTGATTTCGGGACGCCGGCAATAATGGGGCTGGATACATTTACACGGGTAATATTCGTGGAATACAACGCCTTTGGTCTCAGTCAGGCAGCCATGTTATCGCTGCAGTTAATGCTGATAGTCGTGCTTATTCTCTTCATCGAATCTCAAATCCGTGGTGCTAAAGAACGACCCGGCAAACACATTCAAATACATGTTCATCCGGCGAAAAGTCTTGGTTTCGCAGGTCTGTTTTCGCCGGTTATTCTGTTATCTCTGGTTCTGCCTCTTGGCATTTTTGTGTTGTGGCTGGCCCGGGAGGGAGCAGAAGGCTTTGATATTACCTATGCATGGAATTCCGCCTACGCTTCCATGATGGCCGCGGTCGTCGCAGTCCTTCTGGCGATTCCCGTTGCCCATGCGGCTATTGCCGGCCGGGTAGGACGATTCTTTGAGCGTATAACGTATTTTGGATTCGGTGTCCCCGGTATTGTAATGGGCACAGCGCTGGTTTATCTCGGATTACAAATTCCGGTACTGTATCAGACGCTGGGCTTGCTGGTGATTGCCTATGTATTGCGCTTTTTGCCGCTGGCTGTGAGTACAGTTCGCAGTACTACTGAAAATCAGGATGGTGGCCTGGTAAACGCTGCGCGGGTACTGGGGGCTTCGCCCAGAGAAGCGTTTTTGCGTATTACCTTACCTCTGACAGCGCGGGGCATGATTGCCGGCGCCGCATTGGTTTTCCTTGAAGTTATGCGTGAATTACCGGCAACATTGATGCTCGGGCCTACAGGTTTTGAAACGTTAGCAACGTACCTGTGGCGTGTTTATGAAGCTGGCTATTTCGGACGTGCCGCCGTACCGGGTTTATGTCTGGTGTTTATTTCCGGGCTCGGGTTAATCCTGATGCTTACCGGCGAGCGAAAAGCAGAATTTTCAGTTAATGAGAGTCAACATTCCTGA
- a CDS encoding ABC transporter ATP-binding protein, with protein sequence MLEVNGLSVDYGSNRVVRNLDLKLNESEILMLVGPTGCGKTTVLQALAGLIPVTEGKIAQGGWVSTPEKQVPPEKRNVGMVFQDFALFPHLTVEQNVQFRLKDNALADHWLELLGLSDFRHAKPSRLSGGQKQRVALARTLAHEPAYVLLDEPLSNLDAALKDSLRWDIRDALKKAGVPAIWVTHDQDEALSVGDRVGILNKGVLEQLDTPEQCFEKPASKFVARFLGEASFLKGRISGNEVETAIGSAPVYSADNQQELVELLVRPDDVIITEKPEQANATVLRSRFEGGSRLLFAALDSGETVSARVSHELKVMPEQRVLLTLQSAHPLSAFNL encoded by the coding sequence ATGCTAGAAGTTAATGGTTTATCCGTCGATTATGGATCTAATCGGGTAGTGCGAAATTTAGATCTCAAGCTTAATGAAAGCGAGATCTTAATGTTAGTCGGACCCACCGGTTGTGGAAAAACAACAGTTTTACAAGCACTCGCGGGTTTGATCCCTGTAACTGAAGGAAAAATTGCTCAGGGTGGATGGGTTTCCACACCTGAGAAACAGGTGCCACCGGAAAAACGCAACGTCGGGATGGTGTTTCAGGACTTTGCACTCTTTCCCCATCTCACCGTAGAGCAAAATGTTCAGTTCAGATTGAAAGACAATGCGTTGGCAGATCACTGGTTGGAATTACTGGGTCTGAGTGACTTCCGGCATGCTAAGCCTTCACGGTTATCCGGCGGACAAAAGCAGCGGGTGGCGCTGGCCAGAACGCTGGCACATGAGCCTGCTTATGTATTACTCGACGAACCGCTCTCCAATCTGGATGCCGCATTAAAAGATAGTTTACGCTGGGATATTCGCGACGCGCTTAAGAAGGCGGGTGTACCGGCAATTTGGGTAACCCACGATCAGGATGAAGCCCTGTCGGTCGGTGACAGAGTGGGGATCTTAAATAAAGGTGTGCTTGAACAACTGGATACACCAGAGCAGTGTTTTGAAAAGCCGGCCAGTAAATTTGTTGCACGCTTTCTTGGAGAAGCCAGTTTTCTCAAAGGGCGTATTTCCGGCAATGAAGTAGAAACCGCTATCGGCAGTGCACCGGTTTATTCTGCTGACAATCAGCAAGAATTAGTGGAATTGCTGGTAAGGCCCGACGATGTGATTATTACCGAAAAGCCGGAGCAGGCAAACGCGACGGTGTTGCGCAGCCGCTTTGAAGGTGGCAGCAGATTATTGTTTGCTGCGCTGGATTCGGGTGAAACTGTGAGTGCCAGAGTATCTCACGAATTGAAAGTAATGCCTGAGCAGCGGGTATTACTGACGTTGCAATCTGCCCATCCGTTGTCTGCATTTAATTTATAA
- a CDS encoding methionine synthase, with the protein MTKLFPTSTAGSLPKPSWLAQPEQLWSPWKLEGEALAAGKNDALRVTLQEQEKSGIDIVSDGEQTRQHFVTTFIENLSGVDFENKKTVRIRNRYDASVPGIVGPVSRQKPVFIDDAKFLRSQTDRPIKWALPGPMTMVDTLYDDYYKDRKTLAFEFAKALNEEAKELEAAGVNIIQFDEPAFNVFLDEVNEWGIEALEKACEGLKCETAVHICYGYGIKANTDWKKTLGAEWRHYEKTFPAIQQSSIDIISLECHNGRVPFEVLELLKGKKVMVGAIDVATPEIETAEEVAATIREALKYVDADKLYPCTNCGMAPLSRDIARGKLEALAAGADIVRKELSA; encoded by the coding sequence ATGACAAAATTATTCCCGACCTCCACCGCCGGAAGTCTGCCAAAACCATCGTGGCTGGCGCAACCTGAACAGCTTTGGTCTCCATGGAAACTTGAGGGAGAAGCCCTCGCTGCAGGTAAAAACGATGCTCTTAGGGTGACGCTGCAAGAACAGGAAAAATCAGGTATCGATATTGTCAGTGACGGTGAACAGACCCGTCAGCACTTTGTCACAACCTTTATTGAAAACTTGAGCGGCGTGGACTTTGAAAATAAAAAGACAGTCAGAATTCGTAACCGCTACGATGCCAGCGTGCCCGGTATCGTCGGCCCGGTAAGCCGCCAGAAACCCGTGTTTATTGACGATGCTAAGTTCCTGCGGTCACAAACCGACCGCCCTATCAAGTGGGCACTTCCCGGTCCGATGACCATGGTTGATACGCTCTATGATGATTATTATAAAGATCGTAAAACGTTAGCTTTCGAATTCGCAAAAGCGTTGAATGAAGAAGCTAAAGAGCTTGAAGCCGCCGGCGTGAATATTATTCAGTTTGATGAGCCAGCCTTTAACGTGTTCCTCGATGAAGTTAATGAGTGGGGAATCGAAGCGCTGGAAAAAGCCTGTGAAGGCTTAAAATGCGAGACTGCCGTTCACATTTGTTATGGCTACGGCATTAAAGCCAATACAGACTGGAAAAAAACTCTCGGTGCAGAGTGGCGTCATTATGAAAAAACGTTCCCTGCCATTCAGCAATCAAGCATCGACATTATTTCTCTGGAGTGCCACAACGGGCGTGTGCCCTTTGAAGTCCTTGAGTTACTTAAGGGTAAGAAAGTCATGGTTGGCGCCATTGATGTGGCTACCCCGGAAATTGAAACGGCTGAAGAAGTGGCAGCGACTATCCGTGAAGCACTGAAATACGTTGATGCGGACAAGCTCTATCCTTGTACCAACTGCGGCATGGCTCCTCTTTCCCGGGACATTGCGAGGGGTAAGCTTGAGGCCCTGGCAGCGGGCGCCGATATTGTCAGAAAAGAGCTATCTGCTTAA
- a CDS encoding DUF1852 domain-containing protein, protein MSSDFTYSIKTVRFDEHYSPADDTRLTTNFANLARGEARRENLRKALNMINNNFNSLAHWDNPKKDRYSVELDIVHVDVDVEGNGETFPTIEVLKTSVVDHYTNKRIEGIVGNNFSSYVRDYDFSVVLRKHNEGKDHFSVPDNYGELHGKMFQDFISSGAYKENFSKPPVICLSVSDNKTYHRTSNQHPVLGTEYKPDETSLTEQYFRTMGMKVRYFMPFNSSAPYAFFFFGDLLNDYSLLELISTLSTMETFQKIYRPEIYNTNSVAGEVYKPSLRNHDYSVTQVVYDKEERARLAIEQGKWCEENFIQKHQNTLQKWASGVAASAI, encoded by the coding sequence ATGAGTAGCGATTTCACTTATTCCATTAAGACCGTTCGCTTTGATGAGCACTACTCTCCTGCGGACGATACACGTCTTACCACGAACTTTGCAAACCTGGCCCGTGGTGAAGCCCGCCGGGAAAATCTGCGCAAAGCACTTAACATGATCAATAACAACTTCAATAGCCTGGCACACTGGGATAACCCAAAAAAAGACCGGTATTCCGTTGAACTCGATATCGTGCATGTCGACGTTGATGTTGAAGGCAATGGTGAGACCTTCCCTACGATTGAAGTATTGAAAACCAGTGTTGTCGATCATTATACGAATAAACGTATCGAAGGCATTGTGGGTAACAATTTTTCTTCTTATGTGCGCGACTACGATTTCAGTGTGGTGTTACGCAAACACAATGAGGGGAAAGACCATTTCTCTGTACCGGATAACTATGGTGAATTACACGGAAAAATGTTTCAGGACTTCATCAGTTCCGGCGCTTATAAAGAGAACTTCAGTAAACCGCCGGTGATCTGCCTGAGTGTTTCAGACAACAAAACCTATCACCGTACCAGTAATCAGCACCCGGTGTTAGGCACTGAATATAAACCTGATGAAACATCTTTGACAGAGCAGTATTTCAGAACCATGGGCATGAAAGTTCGTTATTTTATGCCTTTTAACAGCTCAGCGCCCTATGCGTTCTTTTTCTTCGGCGATCTGTTGAACGACTACAGCTTACTGGAACTCATCAGCACGCTGAGCACCATGGAAACCTTCCAGAAGATTTATCGCCCGGAGATTTACAACACGAACTCTGTCGCCGGTGAAGTGTACAAGCCAAGCCTAAGAAATCACGATTATTCAGTTACTCAAGTGGTGTACGACAAGGAAGAGCGCGCCCGCCTTGCCATCGAGCAGGGTAAATGGTGCGAAGAAAACTTCATTCAGAAACATCAAAATACGCTTCAGAAATGGGCCTCTGGCGTTGCTGCGTCAGCAATCTGA
- a CDS encoding PepSY-associated TM helix domain-containing protein translates to MKIRSDIIRIYQSVHTWTGITSGLVLFIAFFAGALTMFKAPITEWAIPADTHLPQVELNEYDTLIQQAARAHENVIRGFTVSLEENQSPLFWYEQGGGRGISLNSVIRSASLNEHGEVYSSVSEQNVLGDLIDQLHRTAGIPGKVGHEDLGVVIMGIASALYFVALVSGVIFLLPTLVKSFFSLRQKKGASRFWLDTHNLLGITSLPFHLIIAWTVVVFAFHDVIYDGLDYIYGDEPMFQRGGQSSDVYPLSDLPAISSFIQKVNETTSGYRVKQLSFSNLDTERASVRIDVAGEGVLQRTADSDVILMHPFTQQVTYSTLSSDENGGYWPLVKSLFALHFGNFAGTFGRWVYFFLGLMGAALFYTGNLLWLEKRRKKQAVQSTSNTVMANLTVGVCVGSMLGVAATLLSSKWMYISGQPVNQSYLWVYFTVFLLALAYSFLKGAARSAIHLQLLLSLCCACIPVTTLISLVLPAVSWRLTASNLWVETTACVFAYVFFKGALKTRARALRGEKNSIWYIKDTSVDSPSASGKVVPE, encoded by the coding sequence ATGAAAATCCGCAGCGACATTATCCGTATCTATCAATCTGTACACACCTGGACAGGCATAACATCGGGCCTGGTACTCTTTATTGCCTTTTTCGCCGGTGCACTGACCATGTTCAAAGCCCCCATTACAGAATGGGCTATACCCGCTGATACGCATTTACCTCAGGTAGAGTTGAACGAATATGATACGTTGATTCAACAGGCCGCCCGGGCGCATGAAAATGTTATCAGAGGTTTTACTGTCAGCCTTGAAGAAAACCAATCTCCGCTTTTCTGGTATGAACAGGGTGGTGGAAGGGGTATCTCACTGAACAGTGTGATTCGCAGTGCCTCGTTAAACGAACATGGTGAAGTGTACTCAAGCGTCAGCGAACAAAATGTGCTGGGAGATCTCATCGATCAACTGCACAGAACCGCAGGCATTCCCGGCAAAGTCGGACATGAAGATCTCGGCGTGGTGATAATGGGCATAGCCTCTGCACTCTACTTTGTTGCGCTGGTATCAGGGGTTATCTTTCTGCTGCCGACACTGGTGAAAAGCTTCTTCTCGCTTCGCCAGAAAAAAGGCGCCAGCCGTTTCTGGCTGGACACCCACAATCTGCTCGGCATCACCAGCCTGCCCTTCCACCTGATCATTGCCTGGACGGTGGTTGTATTCGCTTTTCATGACGTCATCTATGACGGGCTGGACTATATTTACGGCGATGAGCCCATGTTTCAGCGCGGCGGCCAGTCTTCTGACGTCTACCCGCTTTCTGACTTACCGGCGATTTCCAGTTTCATTCAGAAAGTGAATGAAACCACATCAGGATACCGGGTCAAACAACTCAGCTTTTCAAATCTGGATACAGAAAGAGCATCTGTACGCATTGATGTTGCAGGAGAAGGTGTGCTCCAGCGTACTGCAGATTCTGATGTGATCTTAATGCACCCTTTCACACAACAAGTTACCTACTCCACACTCAGCAGTGATGAAAATGGCGGATACTGGCCGCTGGTAAAAAGCTTATTTGCGCTGCATTTTGGTAACTTTGCAGGTACGTTTGGCCGCTGGGTATACTTCTTTTTAGGCCTGATGGGTGCAGCATTGTTCTACACAGGAAATTTACTGTGGCTGGAAAAGAGACGAAAGAAGCAGGCAGTGCAATCCACATCTAACACGGTCATGGCAAACCTCACTGTTGGTGTGTGCGTGGGGTCAATGCTGGGCGTGGCAGCAACATTACTTTCTTCAAAATGGATGTACATATCCGGGCAGCCGGTAAATCAGTCATACCTTTGGGTTTATTTCACTGTGTTTCTGCTGGCGCTGGCCTACAGCTTCCTGAAAGGTGCGGCACGCAGCGCCATTCATTTGCAACTCTTGTTGAGCTTATGTTGTGCTTGTATTCCTGTCACTACGCTTATCAGTCTCGTTTTACCCGCAGTATCGTGGCGGCTCACAGCCAGTAACCTGTGGGTTGAAACGACAGCCTGTGTCTTCGCTTATGTATTTTTTAAAGGTGCTTTGAAGACCCGTGCGCGGGCTTTACGGGGAGAGAAAAATAGCATCTGGTATATAAAAGACACTTCCGTTGATTCACCTTCCGCGTCTGGCAAAGTGGTGCCGGAATGA
- a CDS encoding putative manganese transporter yields the protein MNESVSTMQTVRIALKSHGWLVNKRLFLPVILLSFLWWPFSRETTQQVLADAFFQVGAFVYASLALYYLCTLRVPAETISRFIARHPFYEVFIAAFLGALPGCGGAIIVVTQYTRGVASFGSVVAVLTSTMGDAAFLLLARQPADGLTVMAVGMVVGSLTGIIVNRFHNYRPELIEDEFNSPQDDSHTSASMRVSKALTGLATRFWLVISIPVLLIAMALALQISPADYLPVSEQQLTLTGAVLAIVSVTLWATGSVGTGYSSLTSEDPGSQPPDWKRKAALDTQFVLVWVIMAFMLFEISMLVFGVDLVDVFQSMGASAVALAILIGFLPGCGPQILVTTLYLNGALPFSAQLGNAISNDGDALFPAIALSPRAALLATLYSGIPAFLVGFGYYFLFEL from the coding sequence ATGAATGAATCTGTTTCTACAATGCAAACGGTGCGTATTGCACTGAAATCACACGGTTGGCTTGTGAACAAGCGTCTGTTTCTGCCTGTTATTCTGCTTTCTTTTTTATGGTGGCCTTTCAGCCGTGAAACGACTCAGCAGGTTCTTGCTGACGCGTTCTTTCAGGTGGGGGCTTTTGTTTACGCATCTCTGGCGTTGTATTACCTGTGTACATTACGGGTGCCCGCAGAGACCATCAGCCGGTTCATTGCCCGCCATCCGTTTTATGAAGTCTTCATTGCCGCTTTTCTGGGAGCTTTACCCGGCTGCGGTGGCGCAATCATTGTTGTTACTCAATACACAAGAGGGGTAGCGAGCTTCGGTTCCGTTGTGGCGGTGCTCACCAGTACAATGGGTGATGCGGCATTTTTACTGTTGGCCCGGCAGCCGGCAGACGGTCTCACAGTGATGGCTGTCGGCATGGTGGTGGGGTCACTTACCGGAATCATTGTGAACCGTTTTCACAACTACCGGCCTGAACTTATTGAAGATGAGTTTAACAGTCCTCAGGACGACAGTCACACTTCTGCGTCCATGAGAGTAAGTAAAGCACTGACCGGCCTGGCAACACGTTTCTGGCTGGTGATCAGTATTCCTGTTCTGCTTATCGCCATGGCTTTGGCGCTGCAAATTAGTCCTGCTGACTATTTACCTGTTTCTGAGCAACAACTTACCCTGACAGGCGCTGTCCTCGCAATTGTGAGTGTTACGCTCTGGGCTACGGGAAGTGTGGGCACGGGATATTCCTCATTAACCAGTGAAGATCCGGGGTCACAGCCACCTGACTGGAAACGAAAGGCTGCACTGGACACGCAGTTCGTGTTGGTATGGGTGATCATGGCGTTCATGCTTTTTGAGATCAGTATGCTGGTTTTTGGCGTGGATTTGGTCGATGTATTTCAGTCTATGGGGGCAAGCGCTGTGGCGCTGGCAATCCTTATCGGCTTCTTACCCGGTTGTGGTCCGCAAATACTTGTTACCACGCTGTACCTCAATGGCGCACTGCCGTTTTCTGCGCAACTGGGTAACGCAATCAGTAACGACGGAGACGCGCTGTTTCCGGCTATTGCGCTTTCTCCCCGCGCAGCGCTGCTGGCAACGCTCTATTCTGGCATACCGGCCTTCCTGGTTGGTTTCGGATATTACTTCTTGTTTGAGCTCTGA